GTGTTTATCAGTGCTTTTATACCTCCATTCTGCAGcatgctttttacttttctgtcttttcagacAGTTACTTAGGCCTTCTAAAACTGTCTATCTTGAGAATAGAATAGGGAAACATCTGCTCTCTTCAGCATCAGCTTTATCCAAGATACCATATGGTTATTATATAACACTATTTTTCGTGGTGTTACTTGCGTAGCAGAATAACTGCAGGACTCTGCCTGATTCAGGTTAAACTGAGTACTTGAGAGAAAGATGTACTAGGAATTTACTATTTTTACATGATTGCCATTTTTCTCGCATGCTTGAGCTTAGGTACTATCTTTGCTCATTTCAGGACTGCCTCTGAATCGCAgtccagaaagaagaaacaaccGTGTTGATTTAAGTTGAACATTTGTCTCTAAGATTAAGAACAAAGCCATGCCAGTGCTTTCGGAAGACTCAGGTAACTAATCTGCATGCTTTCAACAGACCAGTGACTGAATTCTTAGTGTATGTGTTTCACAcaggaaattaattcaaattggagttaaataaaataacattaggATAGTACAACTAGATTTCTTAGCAGTTACCTAAAAGAAAACGAGGAAGGTGGAGTATAAAAGGTGAAAATGAATAAAGTTAGTCAGATTTCAGGAAACACCGAGTTTCATAAGAACCCTAATGCCCCTGAATATATGATGGTAGACAGGCTCCTATGGACAAACTTGGACCTCACAGTATAACACTGGCTTCTACACATGCTTATTAAAGATTAGCCCTTATatctctgctgcttgctgtgccaGTTCTTAACATTTTCTGAACAGGTGTTGGCAAGCTTTGTTAATGTTCTTCCTTTTGACTTAAAAACCAGTGATTCCATTCAAGGCTTGCTAACCAGCTCCTCCAGTATGCTACCCAGGGTGAAGTCATATGACACTatgatactgatttttaaagcagaagtgaGTTTCAGTCTCCTGGATCTAAAGTTCATGGAGAGAATAGCCAAAGGAGCAGATTttagcacacacacacttccgccccctttttatttttttcttttggtttgtgttggtttgtttgtttttgttttcccagtcaTGGTCCACCAGGAAAAACCTGACATTTGTCTGTCCCTGTGCACTGCAAAATTGGGATATTGCTGATTGAAGCACTTTTTAGAAAACTAGCCACAAGCTTTGCTTCCACTGCAGTGGAAATCTACACCAGTCTTCTCCTCTTCTGGTCAGACCTGACTTCTAACAGGTGCCTCAGAGGTAGAAAGGGCAGAATAACACTTGTAAGCAAAGTTGCTCGGCAAGTAGAGCTGGTAGCTGTGCAACAAAGGAGGTAGTTCAGTAATTTTGTGAGTCTACTGCGGCACTCTAATAACTCAAAGTTTGTTAGAAGGCTAGCTGTTCTAGAAACAAAGGGTAATTAACATGGAGGGGGAAACTTCAAAAgtctttacaaatatttattgctttggTAGCTTTTGCCTTAATATGATATATGTTATATCTTAAGCTGTGTTTGCTGCTTAAGAAGGGAGCATTACAAAATGAGTGGAAGATAAACAGAAATCTCTCTGCAAACTTAATGATTGCCAAGATGGGCACCAAATAAATGTAGTTGATGTTAAGTCTGCAATAGAAGGTCCCGTGAGACATGCTGTCTACAAAGCTTTTGTTCTGTCTTGAATTTAAATTTAGGTTTGCATGAAACTTTGGCCCTTTTGACATCTCAGCTAAGACCTGATTCAAATCATAAAGAGGAAATGGGATTCCTTAGGGATGTCTTCAGCGAAAGGAGCCTCAGCTACCTTATGAAGGTAGAAGTTCATTTATGAATGTACGTTTTCCTTACAGGTTACTTATTCTCTGTTCCCTTGATTTATCAACCGTTTACTTTGCCaaagttgttttggttttggtagaATTCTATACTGACCaaagcatgtatttatttaagcaCAAACATTAAGAATATTCATTGACAATTAACatattttgttcagaaaaaccATTTCTGCCTTGATTGCCAAAATGCAGATACAGTGCCCTGTAGCTAAAAACCAGCGTGAGATGGCTTCATTTTTTCAATTATGCTGCTGAAGTCTTAACAgattttctgtctgtctgtgaaACTAGcatgagcaaaaagaaaactaaaagactcctaaacaaaacaaaaataactgcaagAGAGGTTATTTTTCTGACACTTATCtcagaaaaattatattccttaaatataaaaatattccagtgtAGGTATATTTAGGAAGTTTTGTATCTCTCTATAGTAATATACCTGAATAATCTTTTTCAGATTCATGAAAAACTCCGTCATTATGAAAGACAGAGTCCAACTCCTGTTTTACATAGTGCAGCAGGATTAGTTGAAGATGTGAGTAAAAAttcttgtctcctttttttcctgttatttaaGCCTGCTTTTCTAACAAATCAAAGCTTTGCAATTGTGCTATATGTGTACGTATTTCTCATCTTCCCCAACTGCTTTTGGAATCCGTTGGCTAGTTTCACTCATGATTGATCAAGGAAATGAGAACTCAAAAATATCATGTCATTAAATGTCCAGTGAAGACAGACACAGGCAGGCAGAACAGAAGGTTGTTATTAATGGCCTTCATAAGGGAGAGGCTGCAAAAAGCGTTCGGTGGTCCTTTCTTGACGATAGACTATCCCAGCTAAGCATTCAGTCTTAAGGACTTAAATCCATTAGAACCCAAGCAGCATTGCTGTTcacatagaatggtttgggttggaagggaccttgaaagatcatctagtctaaccGCCCTGCCATGGGTAGGGCCacctttcactagatcaggttgctcaaagccctgtcctgCTTGACTTGGAACATTTCCAGTggtggggcatccacaacttctttgggcaacctgttccagcatctCACCACCTTCATcgtaaaaaaaattcttccttatatccaatctaaatttgcccactttcagtttaaaactgctgccccttgtcctgtcactacaggccttggtaaagagcttctctccatctttcttttaaGCTCCCTTTACATATTGAAAGgcagcaataaggtctccccggagccttctcttctccaggctgaacaaccccaactctctcagcctttcttcaatAGGAGAGCTattccagccctcagatcattttcgtggtcctcctctggacgcactctaacaggtccatgtctgtcttgtaccAGGGACCCTggaactggatgcagtactctaGGTGGGGGGGGTCTCATGAGAACAGAGTAGAAGGGGAGAATgacctcccttgacctgctggccttgcttctttttatgcagcctgGGATACAATTGGTTTTCTGGGCTTCAAGCATGCATTGCTGTCACGTATCTGATTTTTCATCCACCggtatccccaagtccttctctgcagggctgctctcaatcaatTTGTGCCCCAGTCTGTTCACAGAGCAAAGTTTTATCTTAGATTTGTTTGTAACATGCCACATGcctgaaaaagtgaaattttgaCAGCTCTCTCTAAGTGGCTTGTGCGTGTTACCTTCAAAAGCATAGCAAAGGGCTGTGGAAGGTTTGGGAACTAGAATTCCTCCCTTTGCAAAGCCAGGAGAGCCCACTGCCCCATCTTAACCTGCAGCATacccccctctcccctttcccacaAACAGCCCACTGCCTCCATAAAAGTTTTGGCACTGCTGCCTGTCAAGTCATACAAAATCACCATCTTCTAAACAGCAGAGGAGAAGTTTTATACAGGACTATACAACTTCGCTATCTAGAACCCTTTACAGGGAAAGGAAATCTCTCTTGCCTCaatcccttctcccttcctcctctgccccctctccccccccggCCTAGTGTGAAAGTGCTTCCATTATTTCTCTAATCTTTGTTTGGAAGGCCTAAGACTCCAGGGCATATTTTGGTATCCAGGCTTTGCAGGGGAACAAGGGAAATTCTGTTGCATGTTCCACATAGGTAATGCTACCTGGTTACAGAGAGAATTAAACTTCTTTATCATAGGACAAGCACAAGAGTGTTGTTTCACATGTCACTTACAGATTCCATatagaatttaaattttcagaacttgtttctgaaattatattGGCAGAATCACTcttaaaatgtatgtttatgGGCTAGGATCCTGATTTCTGATGATGTCTTCCTGCACTATCTAATAAAATAGATTAagaagttttcatttcttttaggATTCATGCAGTATTGATTGGGATTGGTTTTGATCTGTGCACGCTACTTTGAAGAATGATAGAATTTAGCAAACACTCACCAGAAACACTCACTTGCAAATACATGATCTTGTTTGGTGGACTCCTTTTATTTTGAGGttgttaaattttattttaaaggtaataGAAGAATTGCAGACCACACCAGtgaataatgaagaaaaagagctaCTTCAGCTGTTGTCAACACCGCATCTCAGGGTAAAAAACACACCAGAGACCTTAATGAAATTCCTTTGCAGAGTTCCAATAGAACATTTTGTAATGGAAAAGTTACATTGGAGAGTCCctaagagaaaggaaaaacctcCTACAAACTCTAGTTCTGTTCCACTGTGATTTCCTGCACAGGCTTTAGGGTGCAAAGGGAATTGAGAAGCATAGGCCTTTCATGCATAATGCACCATGTtgtcttccctcccctccttaATATTTTGTGagggagcagaaaagaaaaggatacCATTTCTCAACTTTTTGCTTTCCATAGTCCACCTCTATTCTGTAAGTTTATTTAGGCTGAGCTTTGATATTGCCTGGATTTGCTTTAAATATCGACATATACCAATATATAGTTTACATGATGGGTAAGATAATTGCTAAAtcttttgggggggtttggggatttATGgtgagggtgggaagggggaggttTAAGTTTGCTGTAACATTGGAAACCTGAGAACTGGAAACTGTAATATTACCCCATTACATTActgtttcttatttcctttatgCAGGCAATGCTTGTAGTACATGACACTGTAGCACAGAAGAACTTTGACCCAGTCCTTCCACCTCTACCTGATAACTTTGATGATGATTTTGATGAGGAATCAGTGAAAATTGTTCGGctagtgaaaaataaagaaccCTTGGTACATATGAGATAACACATCTCTAGTCATAAAACTCCGTAGCACAAAAGCGTTATTGTGAGTATGGAGGAGGTACTTGAAGATGTCGTCAAATAACCTGCAAAAACTAGGAGTGTTCTGCAGCTagtaaaataacataaaaagaaCACTTTCCTAAATACACCTTCACAATTTTGCGTGAGACTCTTTACAGGCATGGGTTTATAACACCAGTCAACACAGAACACGATCTCTGAGGAAACTGTATATGTTGACACAATTATGCTTATTGTacatattaattattttcatattgtaGCTAACATTCAATGAATTAATGCCTTCATTTGCATGAAAGTCAGTGATGTATGGTAAGAGTATGTTTGATAGCTGTGTGTAAACATCATATTGACAAGGTACTAGTTTTATACAAATGGAAGTGGAAGAATTGATTTcctaagaaaaaacaattgtGTTGGAGAAGAAATCTGCTAACGTGCTTTTTGTATATGACAGTAGGTAGTAGAAGACAGCAGTGACTTAATTCCTGATTAAAGCTTTATATTGCCAGCAGAggtaggagaagaaaaaaaaattctaattacTTGGCTTTCCTTGCTTTTATATGTAAAAGTGCTGGCTGTATTGTATAAAGATTCAGAAGACACATAGAGAAAGCTTGTTGTAAGAAATTCTGGTTTGCACACTTGAGTGACTTTGATCACCACAATAATGTATGATCACCACAATAATGTAGGTAGCGTGAGCACTCGGCAAAGTCAGCAGAAAGGAAGGCGTGCGCACCTTCCCACGTGGGCACAGGCAAGAGTTGAATAATGGTGAAAATTGTCAAGGAGGAAGACAAAATTTATAGAACAAATTAATTCCGGTTTAAAAGACACATTAGCTTACATGTTATTTCACCACTCACTGTATTCTAAGCAAATTTCTTATGATGGCTtcttgggggggtggggtgcggcgtgtatgttttatttcagggaGCTACCATCAGAAGAGATGAGCATACAGGAGCTGTGATTGTAGCAAGAATCATGAGAGGTGGTGCAGCTGATCGCAGTGgtaaatttctgaagaaaaggggatttaaaattgcatttgtaaactattttaaaatttccaaaattatgCGCGCACATATGTACTATATGCACGTACCTAGAGCAATAATCTGTAATTATGGTTATTCTGATGGTTATTCATTCCAAAAACAGTCCTTTGGACATGGGGTGTTTAATAGgctgttatcttttttttttttttttttttttttttacaaaatagtCTATCGAAATCTTAATAGGCAACTGTTGGATGTCAAGTCTGAACTAGTATGTAGGCTCTATGTGTAGTCATTGGAGGGAGATGGACATTGCTAGAGAACAAATCATCCCAACAAGCTTTAGAAGGGGATAGGTCACTGCTGAAATTGCCTTTCTTCCGTATTGACTATAAAGGGAGCCTACATGGTAAGCTCACTTGACAACTGAGTTTCAGGTGTCTAGTGGCAGGAGAGACTTCCATGTGTAGGCTCTCATACAGCATGCTTTCAGGATCTACAGGGTTAATTCATGCAGTATTTGACCTTCCATTTTCTAGAAGGTGATCATCcagattttattaaataagCTGAAGTGGCCTTGTATGAGATTTATAGACTCCAAGCCTCATGgacttttttaatatacaagTAATGCAATCCCAAAATCAGTGAATTACtgtgatggaaaaatattagCTAATTACAGCTTTCTTCTTGATCATTATCATTCTTCAAATTAGTGTAATCTGGTAAACGTAATGTGAAATGACTAGAGCGTGCGCttagcatttctgtattttgtcagTAATCTATTAATTTAATTAGATATGCTTTTCTCTAAAATAGCCGCTAGGAAAAAATGCCAACAGAGATGGGAGAAGTAGGTCTAAgctttagaagaaagaaaagaatgatttttaCCTTTAATCTGGTATCTTGGTTTATTCAGTGTATCGTGttgtcttctgtttgctttactGAGAAATTCTTCTATGTCAGTTAACAGTAGTTACATAACACAAGTACAACATTTCTTACTGAACTGGgtaaacaaaccaaaaacttgTAAGAGCCTCTTCATggcttgttaaaaaaaaattagtccaACATCTTTCTGGGACTATGTGGTATTGATCTGTAAGTTGACAGCCATGTCATTCCTACCTTTATAATCAGCAGCGTGTCTCCTGACTGTACAAGATTTGATCATCCTCATGAAACTATTCCAGTTTTGCATTCTTAGTGCTGATCCAAATATAGAGGCAGTGATTTTCCAGGGTTTCTTGCCACATGTTCTCTATGTCCACACTGGTCTCCTACGAGACTGtgctacatgaaaaaaaaaaatgctacatgGAATAAGGGCAGGAGACTTCAGAGCACACTGCCAACAGAGGCACTTGGCACTAGTAGGAAATCCATTaagctgggggagggaggagacgGGGTACATGCTGTTGACTTAGGTTGGACATCAGAGGAGTGGTGCTTTCCAGTCTGtagactgatttttatttgcttgccATCTCTTCAGGTCTTGTCCATGTTGGAGATGAACTAAGAGAAGTCAATGGTATTACTGTGCTTCACAAACGACCGGAAGAAATAAGTCAGATTTTGGTCTGCACTGATTTGCATTTCAAGATATTTTCTGTTGAGTGATCTAGTAATTACAATAGATGATGAAATTTAACTGTGAGTTTAAACTATGTATAAGGCTAAAAGATGCAATCCCTGCTTGTCTTTGCATTAagagtttttcttctcccagtggATTAGTCTTCTCCTTTTGACTTCAGAAACTTCTGCAAACTGAATCAGTACCAAGTAAGATACAAATAGAAAGTTACATGTTGCTCTGTCAAGAACTTCCCTTTCATGCTTTGTTTATGACAAGCAAATTGCAAATTAAAAGTGCATTCCTAGAAGATAAGCAGTTTATTCATAATACAGTATGTTGGGAAGCTGAAGAAAGCCTTGGCTGTGTGTCCAATAGAGCTGTCAGTCTGTTCGTTACCGGCAGATTCCTTGCGACATTAGCAAATTCTTTCTTCAAGCTTCTCTAACATTAGTGCCCACAAATCTTGGTAACTCTTTCTAAACCTCCACAGGTCAGCCTGCTGTGTTGCAGAAAGTGTCGTAGCTCTTAAGCTTATTTGCCTCTGACTCCCTTCTTGTGGCTTGGTTCCCCCTTGTCTTGGTGTGGAGTGGAGTTAGGGACACAGTAAGAAGAATGGCAGCACTAGGAGACTGAAGTATCTGGCATCGGTTCCATCACCTAATTTAGATTTAGATCAAAATAATCCTGAATAAGGAGAATGACTGCTTTTAACTTGGGGGGGGATatcaaaatcatattttaaaatactgtgtaaagTTTTAATTGTGGGGATCCTGGGATGCTATTCATCTGTCCATTTTAAATGCCTGCAATGTAATAGTTTccttttcataatttattttttgaggaAGAGCTACAAATGTTTGTCCAAGCTGATTGtccaggttttctttttaatctgtgcAGAATAGCAGGCTTCTCTAGAGGACAGTTCATCTCATCGAAAATAAGGTGTCTAAAATAGATCAGATAAACCTATTCCAGATCTCCAAAGCACCTAGAAGTGCTTTTTAGTTTACTATAACTAATAATTGAAATTTACTAGCAAAGATTTTTAGAGTGAAAGTGGATGTTTACTTTGTGGATGTTTATATTTCACCCTAACCAGTTAGCCACTATGTGGGaaaatacagcaatatttttcaaaggagCACCCTAAAATGCTTAGGCTGCAAAAACTTGTTAGTGTCATACTAAAAGCCACAGAAGTATTTAATGCCCTGTGAACTGTAATCCAGAAATTAATGCAGTTGctaaaagcaaatgaaggaaTTGTAATGCAGGTCTTAATATGTTCTAGCCAAGTAGTTACTGTGGATGTCTCCATGGGGAAGACACTGTTGTGGAGGATTCATGGAACATCATGATAGTCTCTGTAATGAAGTTAAATAGTGGATTAGCTTGGCCTATTAAAGTTCTGAGAAGAAGAGACAGGCGCTAGCTCCTAAACTGGAACTTGAATAGTCTGCATTGTGTCCTTGTCCTGCTTTCAaagtaaaacacatttctgtctttcccaGGCTCAGTCTCAGGGAtcaataacattaaaaataattccagccATCAAAGAAGAAGATCGTCTAAAAGACAGCAAGGTATGCAACTTAGTGAAATACTGAAGCACGCATTTTCATATTTACACAATGCTGGCATCTCTGTAAATGCAGTATTCCTGCTGTTTCAGTGAGGAGTGTCACAGACCCGTAATTGAACTAAAAAGATAGTAGAGCAGTTTCTTGTTGTAAAATGCAGTGCCCTTTTATTGAGTAGAATTACTTAGATgacttctctcttcttcatcATCTTGGCACATGTTCTTTCATAGCATTTCTGAAATCTAGCCTCTTCTTTTTGTTCACGTAATTAAAATTGGTGTTCCCGCCAGTTTCCTCTTACCATGACAGCTGCTATCTGTCCATTGTCTCCAGGCATTTTGTCACTCGCTTGAGTCAAAACAGACCTATTTGCAAACAGAGCTGCATTCATCATTTGACCCCATTAGCCCACTGCAAAAATCAGCATGCCTCTCTGAGTGCTTCATTTGCCCTCCTTGATCAGCAGTGACTTACTGATCAACTGGTCCCTTACAGGATTCCTCTGTCAACCTCTatttctgcttccctgctctCAGTTGCTGAATTTTTCCTTGAAGCCCCAcaaatcacttttaaaagtaGTTCTACTGTGATGTCTTACATTTGTAAGATACCAATCCAAAGTTGAACAGTAGATTTTGATGCGTTAAAGGAGCATTATAAGGGCAGTCTTCATAATCGGGCAACTTTGCCATaaatctctttttattcttttctccctccccttaattttttttcctttgtttgttgCATTTTGTACTTATGTAGACTGTAAACTGTGTTTCTTGGGAGTTTGATTTTTTGAATCTCATGTTCCACAATGCTAATACATAATGACTGGGTATGTGCTGGAAAGTTAGTTTATTGTTCTGCATAAGTAAGTCAAAATACAGATGCAGCTTGCTAGGTTTCAGTATTTTTGAGTACCGTAAAGCataaaggagagaggaaggttATATATAGTTAGCAGTGTAAGCATTGGGGAAGCCTTTTAAAGGTAGTTTGAAATTCCaaataggacaagaagaaaggaTGTGTTACTTTCCTTTAAAGGTGTTTATGAGGGCGCTTTTCTGCTATAATcccaaagaagacagagccatTCCCTGCCAGGAGGCTGGGCTGCCATTTAAGAGACGGCACATCCTAGAAGTTGTAAGCCAAGATGATCCCACATGGTGGCAAGCAAAGCGTGTTGGAGATACCAACCTCAGAGCAGGCTTGATCCCCTCAAAACAGTTCCAAGAAAGGTTTGTCAATGAAGTTTACAGAATTTTTTCACACATACAATGTCACACTgattttatgctgctttttttcacaGGAAGGGCAGGATCATGCCAGGGTGAATGCCAGATGCTTAGAGGAAAGTGCTAAAAAGCTCCATCTTCTCCAATTATATAATAAACTTCCTAGTTTTCTTTGGCTAGTTTGCCATTGACTTGTGCTTTGTAGCATGAGGATGGAAGCACTTGCTAAACAAATatgtatgaaatgaaatgtggaaTATCAGTCTCTTGACCCTCTTGGCTTATGGAGACACTACATTTCACAGACTTGTACTTCCATAGTATAAGAGGAAACGCTGATTTATTGTAACAATTTTGAATTTATGCATGTAGTAGTAGTCAAAATGGTGTATCTGATCTTTCTTCTGGCTCCTAAGAGTATTTAGCTTGGACCCGGATACCTTCTAGAGCTtaaagtttctctctttttacaACAAGATATGTGTAtcttctaaagcaaaaatatcCCTCAAGTCTTATATTTACAGTACAGAAGTCTTATATTTAAGAAGGAATCTGATTTAGACCATTTAGGTCTCATTGTGTGATTCTTTGGATTGTAGGTGTTACAGAGGTGGGGTATCTAAGAATTAAACAGGTCTGGTTCTGTTGCTGGCTTCCAAGATTTGCATAAGGTTTCTAATAGAGGACTTCGCTCCACTAGATGAATGCTCATTTGAAATACTAGGCAAATTCTGCCTGAGCAGCTGTATCCCTCTTCCTGTGCATGCGTATATGTCAACAGATGCTGCTGCACTGCAGgttccccccccgccttttttttttttttcagatgttgtAAACTACATTTCAATGTATGCGAGAATATAGAAATTGCTTTAGTGTCTGTTTCTCCGAGTGACTGTGTAAATGCCTGAGCATCTTCTTTAGTCTGTTACAAATGTTGGTCTGTTGCAAAAAAACattgaggaagaaaatgtgattcCCTTTGCCAACAGTGAGGGATTTCTTGGGGGTTGGATTTTTGTGCTGGGTTGTTGGTTTGagttggttttgtgtgtgtgtgttgggtttttggggtggggttttttgagcaAATTCAAGACTGGGAGATTAGGAGTTGGGCTCTGGTTCGTGATTTTAACACTTCAAAAAATTTTACTTGGTACTCTGTTCTTACATTTTCACACAAGCTGGGTAACTTGGTTTGTTTACTagtaaataacagaaaactCCAAACTGATTTGGAAGGCAGTGGAGTAATTTCTGAGTGTGCATAGCTGCAGTGATCATTTTGGACAAAGGTTATCTACTTTTGAGTTCTCTTTGAGGTTAGTAGTTTTAGGATTGTGGCAGGCAGGAGTTTTGCCCATCCTTTGTAAAAATGGCAAATAGAAGTTGTATTCTCAGCAgtattagaatagaatagaatagttgtttttttcttaatcctttAGAAAAGATTGGGTGGGGAaaaggaagtagaaaaaaaaattacatagatAAAAGTAACGTGCTATTGATTTCTGTGCTCTGACATATGAAAGCCTAAAATGTCTTAGAATCTTCTCTCTCAGTCACTTACCAGTAGCAATCTGGGACCGTcatagttttaaagaaaaagtcttttaaaatgttgaatcagaaacattttatatttttcaaggaaaagccctatttcattctttattttcaatGCTATGTGTATAATGTGCTATAAATTCTTCATAATTCTGAGCTTGCATGGCTAAAATATAACTATTTTCTGTTTAGACGATTGACTTACAGAAGAACAATAGGCACTCTGCAGAATCCCAGAACTGTGAAGAAACCCTTGTGTAAGTCTGTTCTGTTCCTTCAGTGATGTCTTAGTTGATACCAACTTctcagaatttttctgttatttcaatAATGGTGTGTTTGAATATGTTTTGTGTAATCTGTCACTGATTGATTTGCATGGATACAAGCTGCCACATGAGAGGATTTGGGTTTGAGCTTTATCTAGTGTTGCTAGTGCctattgttttcaaaaaacatGGCTGTCCCTCTCTTCCTACTTTCAAGAACATGAGGCCTTACACATTGTTTAGATGCTTTAAAATTTGCTAGCGTTCACATTTTTTCTATGGCTTGAAACTTGAATGCTGCAAAAGTAACCCAATGCACACTTCTTGAAATTCTTTCTTACATAAGTGCATGAAATTACTCTAAGCTTGTATGAAAATAATCTGTAGCTTTAAGGTGGATTAAAATCACTGGAGCTGGCAATACCATCCGCATTTCAGGCATAGCGTTACAGAGCTGGTCTTAAGTAGACTTTAAAGTGGTTCTTGTTTACAGCTCTGAAGCCTCTGACAGTGAATTATTCACACAAAAACTGCTAATTGTGATGAAATTGATAGTCATTGATGAAGGGCAGAAGACATTCTGTGTTATCCCAGAATATAATGTTCCTGTTGCTCTTGGGTACTTCAGCATAGCTATTATTGATGTGTGAGGCAGCCCTGTGACTGTGTAAAGCCAGACATTGTGCTGGGAGTGCCACCCTCACGTAGACTAGGAATCTGGAAATTGTCCATCTTCAGTGATATAAGTGAACTTCTGACCCGTGGTGCATGGCACATCTCATGAAGAGATACAGGTATTCTTATGTTACAAAGAGGAGGGAAGATGCTCAACCAAATTATAAAATAGCATTACTGATTTAAATGAAGCTTTTCCAAATTAGTTTCCATTA
The DNA window shown above is from Ciconia boyciana chromosome 22, ASM3463844v1, whole genome shotgun sequence and carries:
- the MPP3 gene encoding MAGUK p55 subfamily member 3 isoform X6 yields the protein MSEARSGLGGRERWVAAGRPAGAGRQTAPHGPGLGPAPAGLHETLALLTSQLRPDSNHKEEMGFLRDVFSERSLSYLMKIHEKLRHYERQSPTPVLHSAAGLVEDVIEELQTTPVNNEEKELLQLLSTPHLRAMLVVHDTVAQKNFDPVLPPLPDNFDDDFDEESVKIVRLVKNKEPLGATIRRDEHTGAVIVARIMRGGAADRSGLVHVGDELREVNGITVLHKRPEEISQILVCTDLHFKIFSAQSQGSITLKIIPAIKEEDRLKDSKVFMRALFCYNPKEDRAIPCQEAGLPFKRRHILEVVSQDDPTWWQAKRVGDTNLRAGLIPSKQFQERRLTYRRTIGTLQNPRTVKKPLYCDCEGYFNGQYIAGLRRSFRLSRKEKENNLNEGKQAEQADAAEFLTYEEVTKYQQQPGEQQRLVVLIGCLGAKLSELKQKVVSENPQEYGVAVPHTTRSKKSHEKEGVEYNFVSKQSFETDVQQNKFVEHGEYKENLYGTSLEAIRSVMAKKKVCLVDVVPEAVKHLRTPEFKPYVIFVKPLIPEKKKYVLKSPTSEEISPPLQDEEQQEIINSAAFIEEQYGHLIDAVLVKEDLQSACNQLKTVLEKLNKDSFWVPVKWVRS